The nucleotide window CGAGTCGCTCTGCTTCGAGCCGCGCCTCCTCCGCGAGCCGAGCCTCCTCCGCGAGTCGCTCGGCTTCAACGCGAGCAAGCTCCGCGAGCCGAGCTTCTTCGGCCAGACGTTCAGCTTCAATGCGCGCCAGTTCAGCCAACCGCGCCTCTTCGGCGAGTCGCTCTGCTTCAATGCGCGCCTCTTCGGCGAGTCGAGCCTCCTCCGCGAGTCGCTCGGCTTCAATGCGCGCCTCTTCGGCGAGTCGAGCCTCCTCCGCGAGACGCTCTGCTTCAATGCGCGCCAGTTCCGCAAGCCGAGCCTCTTCGGCGAGTCGCTCCGCTTCGAGCCGAGCAAGCTCTGCCAACCGGGCCTCTTCCGCGAGCCGCTCCGCTTCAATGCGCGCCAGCTCCGCGAGCCGGGCCTCTTCCGCGAGCCGAGCCTCCTCCGCCAGCCGCTCCGCCTCCAGCCGCTCCGCTTCAATGCGCGCCAGCTCCGCCAGCCGCGCCTCTTCCGCGAGCCGAACCTCCTCCGCCAGCCGCTCCGACTCCAGCCGCTCCGCTTCGATGCGAGCCAGCTCCGCCAGCCGCGCCTCTTCCGCGAGCCGGGCCTCCTCCGCCAGCCGCTCCGCCTCCAGCCGCGCCAGCTCCGCGAGCCTCGCCTCCTCCGCGAGCCTCGCCGCCTCCTCGCGCCGGCGCGCCTCCTCGATGGCCCAGGCCGCCTCTTCCGCCTGCCGCAGCTCCTCCTCGCGCCGCAGCCGCTCGCGCTCCTCCCACTCCTCCACCGACAGGGCCTCGATGCGGCCCTCGCGCTCCAGCACCCGCAGCAGCGCCTGCTGTGCTCCCGTCAGCGCCTCCGGCCTTCGGAACGCCCCCAGCGTCTCCAACAGGCCCCGCTCCGACGCATCCGTCAGCCACGGCTCGCACGCCGCCACCTCCGGGCAGCGGTAGACCCTCGCGGGCACGGACTCACTGGGCGCCGGCTCCAGCGCCGCCCGCACCACCCGCACCCCCGCGATGGGCGCGAAATCCCCCACCGCGTCCACCGACTCCGCCTCGAAGTCCGCGCGCTCCGCGAGCTCGCTCAGCCGCCGCACCTGCGCCAGCACCTGCTGCTCGTGCACCACCGCGGGCCGCAGCCCGCTGTCCTCCAGCAGCTCCTCGTCCGGCGCCGCCGCCCCACCCCGCGCCCACAGCGCGTCCAGGGCATCCACCCCCAACAGCCCGTTCTGGAAGAGCGCCTGCGCCGGCGTCTGGTAGCCGAAGCCCAGCTTCGCGCCCACCAGGTCGCCCTCGCGCAGCCACAGCGCGGACTCGCGTCCACCGGCGTGCAGCGTCAGCCGGCCGGTGGCTCGGGACTTGTGGGCGGCATACAGCGCTTCGGCGACCTGCGAGGCGGACATTCGGCCACGGAGTGTAGCCCGTCCCGCTCGCCCCTCAATTCGACGGCGGTGCCTGCCTGGCCGCCATCCCCAGCTGCACCTGCCGCAGCGCCTCGTAGGCGCCAATCCCCACCGAGGTCGAAAGATTCAAGCTCCGGCGCTCCGGAAGCATCGGGATGGTCACCGGCGTCCCCGTCCCCCCCTCCATCACCTCCGGCAACAGCCCCGTCACCTCCGAGCCGAACACCAAGTGGTCCCCCGGCTCGAACCGCGCCGCGTACAGCGACGTCTCCGCCCGGGCGGAGAACAGCCACCGCCGGGCCTGGGGGTACTCCGCCACATAGGCGTCGTAGGTCGGGTACAGCTTCAGGAACACCTTGTCCCAGTAGTCCAGCCCCGCCCGCTTCAGGTTCCGGTCGTCGATGGAGAACCCCAGGGGCTCCACCAGGATGAGCCGGCACCCCGTCACCGCGCACAGCCGGGCCACGTTGCCGGTGTTGGGCGGAATCTGAGGGGAGACGAGGACCAGGTGCAGGGGGGACGCCAGGGGCTCAAGCATGGGATAGAACACCGGACATGCACTGGAGGGTGACCAACGAAACGCGGCAGCGGCTGCTCGCGGACCGCGCCGAACGCGCCGAGTCCTTCGTCCAGCGCTTCCAGGGGCTCATGGGCCGCGCCTCGCTGCCCATGGGGGGCGGGATGCACATCGAGCCCTGCAACTCCATCCACACCTTCTTCATGCGCATCCCCATCGACGTCGCCTTCCTGGACGCGGAAGGGCGCATCGTCAAGCAACTGTCCGCCATGCCTCCCTGGCGGACCTCGTCCATCTACTTCAAGGCCCGCTCCGTCCTGGAGCTGCCCGCCGGGGTCCTCCTGGCCAGCGGCACCCAGGAGGGCGACCGCCTGGTTTTCGGCCACGGAGAGCCCCCGGGCGCCTAGGGGGCCGGGGGCTCGTGCCGTCCCACCCACCCGTACCCGCAGGGGGGAATGCTGGGACAGACGAGAGGTTTTTGACCCCTTTTGGAGCGCTTTGTTAACGTCGCGCCGCGATTTTCACGCCTCTCCCCGGAAGAGTCCCTTCGCATGCGCATCGAGGTCGCTGGCAGCACCCACGTCGGGATGAAGCGGAACCACAACGAGGACAACTACCTCGTGCTCCCCGAGGAGAACCTCATGGTCGTGGCGGACGGCATGGGCGGTCACTCGTCCGGGGAGATCGCCAGCCGCATCGCGGTGGACGAGCTGGGTGAGTTCTTCCGCCTCACGTCCAAGGACCAGGACGCCACCTGGCCCTTCAAGATGGACAAGCAGCGCAACTACGACGAGAACCGCCTGGCCACCGGCATCAAGCTGGCGAACGCGCGCATCTTCGAGCGCGCCACGGTGGACACCAAGTACAAGGGCATGGGCACCACCATCGTGTCCGTGCACTTCGCGGAGAACGGCGTCTACGTGGGCCACGTGGGCGACAGCCGCGTGTACTTCTTCCGCGGCGGGATGCTCCAGCAGGTGACGGAGGACCACTCGCTGCTCAACGACTACCTCAAGGCGAAGAAGCTCACGCCGGAGGAGATCGAGAACTTCCCCCACAAGAACGTGATTGTCCGCGCGCTGGGGATGAAGGAGCAGGTGCAGGTGGACGTCACCCGCGTGGATCCGCTGGAGAACGACGTCTTCCTGCTGTGCTCGGACGGCCTGAGCGGCATGATCACCGACGCGCAGATGCAGGACATCCTGTCGCGCACGCCGGAGCTGGAGAAGGCGTGCGGCCAGCTCATCGACCTGGCCAACGCGGCGGGCGGCAACGACAACGTCACCTGCGTGCTCGCGCGCTACCACGCCGCCTGAGGCACCCGTCCCTTCCGGACGCGTGAAGGCCCGTGCTCCCTCAAGGAGCGCGGGCCTTCGTCTTGAGGAGTCCCCATGTCCTGGAACCTGATGACCGGCCTGCTGTTGATGGCGGCCCCGCCTGACTTCTCCCAGCCGATGGGAGGCTCTGGTGGAAAGGCCCCCGCGTCGGTCGCGACGCTCGTCTCGGACGGGCAGCAGCTGGTGCTGGACGTGGACGTGGTGGACACGACGCCGTCGGCCGCGACGGACGACGTGCACTCGGACCATGTGGAGGTGTGGTTCGGGCTGGAGGCGCCCGACGCGCTGATGCCTTCGCGAGTCGTCACCACGTCGCCGGCAGGGAAGCTCTTCACGGTGCGCGGCAAGGACGACCCGAAGGCGCTGGCCGCCATCCTCGAGGGCAAGGCCCCGGGCACCCTGGACGGCTCCGGCATGGTGAACGAGGGCTGCGACGAGGACAACCGGGCCGCGCGCGAGTCGCTGGGCACGTCGCCCAAACGGACCCGGGTCCTGACGGGACTGGCGCACCTGGGCTTCTTCCCGGACGGCCGCGCCCCCGTGCTCTACGACCTGGAGCGCTACCCGGGCCTGTCCCCGGCCCTGGGCGAAGGCGACGTGCGCTACGAAGCCCGGAAGACCGCCACGGGCTATCACGTGCGCGCGGTGCTCCAGCCTGGAGCGCTGCTCTTCGTTCCGAAGGACGGCGTGCGCACGTTGCGCGTCCGGGTGGATGCCATCGACGCGGGCGCAGCGGGCACGAAGGAGGCACTGCGCTCCACGCACCCGGCCCCCAAGTGGGGCGACGCGGAGACACTGCGGACCGTGAAGCTCGCGAAGCCGCTCACCGTGCAGTTGGTGGAGGGCGTCCCGGAACTGGGCCAGCCCGCGTCCGTGGGCCCGGGCGCGAAGCAGGCATTCGACGAACTTCCGCCCTACTTCCTGCGCACCGGCAAGACGTGGACCGGAGTGCGGGTGTTGCGCGCTTCTCCCGAGAGCTACCAGTCGCGCATCTGCGCCGTGACGCTCGACGCCGTCACCGAGTACCGCCCGCAGGCCAGCGTCTTCGGTGCGCCCGCCGCGTTCGTGGGCGAAGGCACCTCGCGCGTCCCGGTGAAGGCCGCGGGCGCCCCAACGACGCTGTACCTCACCCGAGCACCGGGCGACCTGCGCGCTGTCGTGTCCAACGATGTCGTGGAGATGTTCCGGTTCAAGGACGGCACGCCCGGGCTCGTGGAGAAGAGCGAGGAGCCGATGATGGGCCGCTACACCAGCGGGGCCTGCGGTGGCGCGACGACGGTCACGCTGCGGCTGGTGCGCATGGAGAAGCAGGGGCCCAAGAGCGCGGTCCTGCTGTCCTGGAGCGACTGCGACAGCGGCATCACAGATGCGAAGGAGCAGGTCGTGGCGGAGCGCCCGGAGGACGGCACGGACGACGCCCCGAAGATCACCTGGGCCACGCAGGGACAGAAGCTGCGCGTGACGTTTGGTCCCCGCCTCACGCTGGAAGCCACCTGGAAACAGGATGGCTCCAACGTGAAGGTGGACAAGGTCGCCGCCAGACCCTGAGCCCTTGTGGACTCAGCGCCCCGCGAGCGGCGCGGGCACCCGATGCGGGCCCCACGCGAGCACCTCGGTGAGTGCCTCACCGGGCGACACCTGCGTCTCCTCGAACACGGCGCAGCGCTCCAGCTTCGCGCCCTGCCCCACCCGCGCTCCCGGGCCCACCGACACGCCCGGGCCCACGGTGGCTCCCGCATCCACCACGCTGCCCGCACCTACGTACGCGGGCCCGCGCACCGTCCCTGCCACGCGGGCTTCCGGGTGCACCCAGGCTCCATCAGCCTCGGCCTTCAGCCCGGCGAGCGGTGAGTCCTTCCCCAGCGCCTGCAACGGCACGCGCCCTTCGAGCACGTCCCGCACCGTGGCCAGGTAGCGCGACGGCATGCCCAGGTCGGACCAGTACGCGTCCACCGCGTGGCCCCGCACCTGGAGCCCCGCCTGCATCACCCGCACGTAGACCTCGCGGTTGATGTCCTCGGGGCCTTCGGCCGTCATGAAGTCGAACACGCTGGGGGACATCACGTGCACGCCCGTGAAGTGCCACGGACGCAGGCCGTCGCCGCCCGGCCCGTACCCCGCGATGCGGCGCACCTGGCCGCCCGCGTCCGCCTCCACCGCCGCGTACTTCTCCCCTTCCGGCATGGGCAGCAGCACCATCGTCGCCACCGCGCCGGACTCGCGGTGCGCCGCGACCACGGGCTTCAGGTCCACCGGGAAGAGGATATCCCCGTTGAACACGAGGAAGTCCTCGCCGGAGAGGAAGTCGCGCAGGCCGCGGATGCCTCCGCCCGTGCCCTGGATGACCGGCTCGTGCACCACGTGCAGCGGCAGCCCCGCGCGCTCACACTCCGCGCGAGCCACCGCCGCCATCATGTCCGGCAGGTGGTGCGTGTTGATGCCCACCGCCGTCACACCCGCCGCCTTCAACACCGCCAGGTGGTAGCGCAGCAGCGGCTGCCCGAGGAACGGCATGGCTGGCTTGGGCCAGCGCTCCGTGAGCGGGCGCAGGCGCGTGCCCAGACCCGCGCAGAGGACCATCGCTTTCATGTCTTCAGGCCGCCAGCTCGGGCACGTACTTCGCAATCAGCTTCTGCAGCCCCGCCAGCTCCGGCCGGCGCGCGAACGCGGCCTTCACGTAGCGCAGCGACGCCGGGATGGACACCAGGAAGCCCGGGTTGCCCTTCACGCGGTTGATGAACTCGAAGCGCCCCGCGTCCTTCAGCTTGCGCTGGATGGTGAGCAGGTCGAAGAACGCCTTGAACTCCCTGGCGTCAATCTTCTCCCCGCTCTCCTGCTCGAACGTGGCGATGTAGCGGTCCAGCATCGTGTCCACGAAGTCGCGGTCCAGCTCCACATAGCTGTCACGCAGCAGCGCCACCAGGTCGTACTGGCGCGGGCCCTGGAGCGCGTCCTGGAAGTCGATGACCACCAGCTCGCCCTCCTTCACCATGATGTTGCGGCTCTGGTAGTCGCGGTGCGTGAAGCCTCGCGGCGCGGCGGCCAGCTGCTTCGCGATGTCACGGAACGTGGCGTCCAGTTCCGCGCGCTCCGCGTCCGTGGGCAGCTTGCCGCTCCAGGCCTCCAGGCCCCACTCGCGGAAGTGGTGCAGCTCCCAGTCGTACAGGTCCTCGTCGAAGGCGCGCGTGAAGGCCAGGCACTCCGGGTCGCGCTGCTTCTCCGCCTGCACGCGCAGCTTCGCCAGCAGGTCCACCGCGCGCGTGTAGAGCGCCTGGTTGTGACGGCCCCCCTCCAGCGCGGACTCGAAGGTGATGTCGCTCAGGTCCTCCAGCACCATGATGCCGGCGGGCTCGTCGTAGCGGAGGATTCGCGGCACGCGCACACCCAGCTTCTCCAGGTAGCGGTGCACGTTGACGAAGGGCAGCTCCTTCGGGGGCTCGCCCTTGGTGGCCTCCTCGCTCTTCTTCGTCGCGTCCGGCGGCATCACCATCAGCACCCAGCTCTCCGGGGGCGTGCCGACGCGGTAGTAGGAGCGGTTGCTCGCGTCGCCCTTCAACTTCTTGATGGGGGCATCGGGGACGGGACGGCCAATGGCCTGTCCCACCTGGTCGCGAAGGGCGGCCTCAAGTTCCATGGGGGGCGGGTACTCCAGAGGGGGAAGGGAAAGACGCCCGCGAGTATCGGAGGCACGGCGCGACGGGTCAAAGCCCGCGTGGGCCACACGCCCGGCGGACGCCTGCCCTGTCGCCTACGCGACGAGGAGCCTTGGCCCTACATCCAGGGGGACATGCCCTGGAGAGGCCAGGGAAACGCCCACCCGGTCGCGGCATCCTGCGTCAGGAAGGGGCCCGCCTTCGCGGCATGTTCCCCCTGACAGGGCGGAGCACATATAAGGCCCCGACCCTCACTTTTTTCGGGAAGCCACGCACGATGGACATCCAACAGAACATCCTCACCGCCATTGGCCACACGCCGCTGGTGAAGCTCAACAAGCTCGTCGGTCCGAACGACGCCACCGTGCTCGTGAAGTGCGAGTTCATGAACCCCGGCGCGTCCATCAAGGACCGCATGGCGCTCTACATCATCGAAAAGGCCGAGCGGGAGGGGAAGCTCAAGCCCGGCGGCACCATCGTGGAGAACACGTCCGGCAACACCGGCATGGGCGTGGCGCTGGCCGCGGCGGTGAAGGGCTACAAGTGCATCTTCACCATGCCGGACAAGATGTCCCTGGAGAAGATCAACCGCCTGAAGGCCATGGGCGCCCAGGTCGTCGTCACGCCGACGAACGTTCCGGCGGAGGACCCTCGCAGCTACTACGAGACGTCCAAGCGCCTGGCCAAGGAGACGCCGGGCGCGTTCATGCTGAACCAGTACCACAACCCGGACAACATCGAGGCGCACTACCACACGACGGGTCCGGAGATCTTCCAGCAGACCGAAGGCAAGTTCGACTACTTCGTGTCCGGCCTGGGCACCGGCGGCACCATGAGCGGCGCCGGCAAGTACCTCAAGGAGAAGATCCCCGGCCTGAAGAACGTCGGCGTGGATCCGGAAGGCTCCGTCTACGAGGGCTACTTCAAGACGGGCAAGCTCACCGAGCCGCACGTCTACAAGGTCGAGGGCATTGGCGAGGACATGCTCTGCGGCGCCATGGACTTCAAGGTCGTGGACGACGTGCGCCAGGTCGATGACCGCATGTGCTTCAACGCCGCTCGCCGCCTCGCGCGCGAAGAGGGCATCTTCGCGGGCGGCTCGTCCGGCGCGGCGGTGCACGTGGCGGTGCAGCTGGCGAAGGAGGTCGGCAAGGGGAAGACCATCGTGGTCGTCCTCCCGGACTCCGGCAGCAGCTACATCAGCAAGTTCCACTCCGACGAGTGGATGCGCGACAACGGCTTCATGCAGGAGAAGGGCGCCGGCACGGTGCGCGACATCATCGGCGCGAAGCCCCGCGACCTGAAGACGGCCAAGCGCGGTGACCGCGTGGACCACGTGGTGGAGACCATGCGCAGCAATGGCATCAGCCAGATGCCCGTGGTGTCCGACGACGGGCGCGCCGTGGGCATGGTGC belongs to Corallococcus exiguus and includes:
- a CDS encoding DUF192 domain-containing protein, yielding MHWRVTNETRQRLLADRAERAESFVQRFQGLMGRASLPMGGGMHIEPCNSIHTFFMRIPIDVAFLDAEGRIVKQLSAMPPWRTSSIYFKARSVLELPAGVLLASGTQEGDRLVFGHGEPPGA
- a CDS encoding aminoglycoside phosphotransferase family protein; its protein translation is MELEAALRDQVGQAIGRPVPDAPIKKLKGDASNRSYYRVGTPPESWVLMVMPPDATKKSEEATKGEPPKELPFVNVHRYLEKLGVRVPRILRYDEPAGIMVLEDLSDITFESALEGGRHNQALYTRAVDLLAKLRVQAEKQRDPECLAFTRAFDEDLYDWELHHFREWGLEAWSGKLPTDAERAELDATFRDIAKQLAAAPRGFTHRDYQSRNIMVKEGELVVIDFQDALQGPRQYDLVALLRDSYVELDRDFVDTMLDRYIATFEQESGEKIDAREFKAFFDLLTIQRKLKDAGRFEFINRVKGNPGFLVSIPASLRYVKAAFARRPELAGLQKLIAKYVPELAA
- a CDS encoding Stp1/IreP family PP2C-type Ser/Thr phosphatase, with the translated sequence MRIEVAGSTHVGMKRNHNEDNYLVLPEENLMVVADGMGGHSSGEIASRIAVDELGEFFRLTSKDQDATWPFKMDKQRNYDENRLATGIKLANARIFERATVDTKYKGMGTTIVSVHFAENGVYVGHVGDSRVYFFRGGMLQQVTEDHSLLNDYLKAKKLTPEEIENFPHKNVIVRALGMKEQVQVDVTRVDPLENDVFLLCSDGLSGMITDAQMQDILSRTPELEKACGQLIDLANAAGGNDNVTCVLARYHAA
- a CDS encoding pyridoxal-phosphate dependent enzyme translates to MDIQQNILTAIGHTPLVKLNKLVGPNDATVLVKCEFMNPGASIKDRMALYIIEKAEREGKLKPGGTIVENTSGNTGMGVALAAAVKGYKCIFTMPDKMSLEKINRLKAMGAQVVVTPTNVPAEDPRSYYETSKRLAKETPGAFMLNQYHNPDNIEAHYHTTGPEIFQQTEGKFDYFVSGLGTGGTMSGAGKYLKEKIPGLKNVGVDPEGSVYEGYFKTGKLTEPHVYKVEGIGEDMLCGAMDFKVVDDVRQVDDRMCFNAARRLAREEGIFAGGSSGAAVHVAVQLAKEVGKGKTIVVVLPDSGSSYISKFHSDEWMRDNGFMQEKGAGTVRDIIGAKPRDLKTAKRGDRVDHVVETMRSNGISQMPVVSDDGRAVGMVHEYDLLNALVANKVKFQDAIDPIVAPLQGAVSADASIDRLREIFARDNVAVVKDGETVIAIVTKIDLIDHLHRTAA
- a CDS encoding nucleotidyltransferase family protein, with amino-acid sequence MKAMVLCAGLGTRLRPLTERWPKPAMPFLGQPLLRYHLAVLKAAGVTAVGINTHHLPDMMAAVARAECERAGLPLHVVHEPVIQGTGGGIRGLRDFLSGEDFLVFNGDILFPVDLKPVVAAHRESGAVATMVLLPMPEGEKYAAVEADAGGQVRRIAGYGPGGDGLRPWHFTGVHVMSPSVFDFMTAEGPEDINREVYVRVMQAGLQVRGHAVDAYWSDLGMPSRYLATVRDVLEGRVPLQALGKDSPLAGLKAEADGAWVHPEARVAGTVRGPAYVGAGSVVDAGATVGPGVSVGPGARVGQGAKLERCAVFEETQVSPGEALTEVLAWGPHRVPAPLAGR
- a CDS encoding tRNA (cytidine(34)-2'-O)-methyltransferase is translated as MLEPLASPLHLVLVSPQIPPNTGNVARLCAVTGCRLILVEPLGFSIDDRNLKRAGLDYWDKVFLKLYPTYDAYVAEYPQARRWLFSARAETSLYAARFEPGDHLVFGSEVTGLLPEVMEGGTGTPVTIPMLPERRSLNLSTSVGIGAYEALRQVQLGMAARQAPPSN